GGCGCACGCCCGGGGACGTGGACTCAGCCTGTCGGCTGGTCATGACCGTACGGGGGTTTCCTGAGGATTGGTCATCACCGCGGGGTGAGACCGGGGGTGAGGGCCTCCTCGACCGACGCGGACGGGGTGGGTTTACCTTTCCGCCATGGGAAAGCCGGAGGCGGACGTGGCCGTGGAGCAGCACGGCAAGAAGGCGACCGCGGCGCTGACCCTGGGCGCGCTCGGCATCGTGTTCGGCGACATCGGGACGAGCCCGATCTACACGATGCAGACCGTGTTCAACCCCGAGGACCCACACCCGGTGTCGGTGACGACCGACCACGTCTACGGCATCGCCTCGCTGATCTTCTGGTCGGTGACGCTGCTGGTGACGATCAAGTACGTGCTGATCGTGCTGCGCGCCGACAACCAGGGCGAGGGCGGCATCCTGTCGCTGATGACGCTGCTGACCCGGCGCGACGCGCCCGGGTCGAAGCGCACCAAGGTCGTGCTCGCCGCCCTCGGCATCTTCGGGGCGTCGCTGTTCTTCGGCGACAGCATGATCACCCCGGCGATCTCGGTGCTGTCGGCGGTCGAGGGCGTCGAGCTGGTGCAGCCGTCGTTCGAGCCGTACGTCGTCCCGGTCACCGCGGTGATCATCGTGGCGCTCTTCGCCGGGCAGCGCTTCGGCACCGCCAAGGTCGGACGGCTGTTCGGCCCGGTGATGGTGGTGTGGTTCTCCACGATCGGGTTCTTCGGGCTGCTCGGCATCATCGGCGACCCCGAGGTGCTCAAGGGCCTCTCCCCGACGTACGCGCTGCACTTCCTGGTCACCGACTTCGGCACCGCGTTCTTCGCGCTGGCGGCCTGCGTGCTGGCCATCACCGGCGCCGAGGCGCTGTACGCCGACCTCGGCCACTTCGGGCGCCCCGCGATCGCGCGGGCGTGGCTGTTCGGCGCGTTCCCGGCGTGCATCCTCAGCTACCTCGGCCAGGCCGCGCTGATCCTGGAGGACAACGACAACTCGCGGGCGCCGTTCTTCCTGCTGGTGCCCGACTGGCTGCTCGTGCCGCTGGTGCTGCTGGCCACCGCCGCCACCGTGATCGCCTCTCAGGCCGTCATCACCGGTGCGTTCTCGGTGTCGCGCCAGGCCGTGCAGCTCGGCTACCTGCCGCGACTGCGGATGCTCTACACCTCCGAGGAGACCTCGGGGCAGATCTACGTGCCGTGGATCAACTGGGTGCTGATGATCGCCGTGCTGGTGCTGGTGTTCAGCTTCCGGAGCTCGGCGTCGCTGGCCTACGCGTTCGGCATGGCCGTGACCGGCACGATCGCGCTCAGCTCGGTGCTGCTGGCCTACCTGGCCTGGAAGCACTGGAAGCTGCCGCTGCCGCTGGTCGTGGTCGGTGCGGTGCTCTTCTTGTCGATCGAGCTGCTGTTCTTCGCCGCCAACCTCACCAAGCTCGAGAGCGGTGCCTGGCTGCCGCTGCTCATCGCCACCGCCGTCTTCACCGTGCTGATGACCTGGCAGGCCGGTCGCGCCCAGGTGACCCGGCGCCGCAACACCCACGAGGGACAGCTGCGCGACTTCGTCGACCAGCTCCACGACGGCCACCCCGTGCTCACCCGCACCCCCGGCACCGCGGTGTTCCTCAACCGCGACATGGACACCACGCCCCTGGCGATGCGCGCCAACGTCGAGCACAACCGGGTGCTCCACGAGCACGTGGTGATCCTGTCCGTCGAGACCGTGCTCGTGCCCGTCGTCCACGAGGACCAGCGGATCACCGTCGACGACCTCGGCTGGACCGACGACGGCATCGTCTACGTGCTGGCCCGCTACGGCTACACCGAGGTGCCCGACGTGCCCGCGATCCTCGAGCGGGCCCGCGGGATGACCAAGGAGCTCTCCGTGGGACCCGAGGACACGACGTACTTCGTGTCCACGATCGAGCTGCGCGCCGGCGACGAGCCCGGCATGTCGAAGTGGCGCAAGCGGCTGTTCGTCGCCACCGCCGGCATCTCCGCCGACGCCGTCGGCTACTTCAACCTGCCGCGCGACCGCACCGTGATCATGGGGTCCCAGATCGACGTGTGACCCGGACCGACGTACGACGACGTAGGGCGCAGCGTCACCCCTTCGAGCGGGCACGATCCTTCCCACGGGTGAGGTCGCAGATGGATCTGCAGAGGCATGCTCAGCGCATGAAGACGACTCCTACCACAGGCCGGCCCCGATGATCCGCCGCTACCTGGCCGGTCTGATCTACGGCACCGGGGACCTGCTCGGCCGGCGCCGGGTCCAGCCCGAGTGCTGGTGGGGTCCGTTCGCCAAGTAGGGGCCCGGGACTTTCTCAGGACTTTCTTCGTCGTTTTCCTGCGAACGTCACCACCGGTCGTCTAGATTGATCTCACCAAGCCGCTGGAGACCCGAGACTCCGGCGGCTTGGTTCTTTTTTGCCCGGGCGGCGACGGCGTCGACCGCGGCCCGGGGCCGTTACCGAGTTGTGCACCGCGATTGTGCGACACGTGGATCGGGGCGTCGTAGAGTTCTACTTACCGAGCTGCTGGAGACCCGAGACTCCAGCGGCTCGGTTCCATTTTTGGCCCGGCCGGGTCTCGACAAGCTCGACCACCGACGGCACCGACGGCACCGACGGCACCGACGGCACCGACAGCACCGACGGCGCCGAGAGCGCGCCCGGGCGGTCAGAGCGGCGTGAGCAGGGCGGCGGGCAGCCACTCCTCGACGGTGGCCCATTGCGCGGGCCGCAGCTGGGCGGCGTACAGCACGCGGCCCTCCCAGCCGGCCGCGGCCTGCCGCCACTCCAGGAGCAGGCCGGGCCGCCTGGTGCCGCGACCGTCGGCGGCGTCGGCCACCCAGCAGTGCCGCATCGGGCAGGGCTCGGCGGGCGGGACGTCTCTCCCCCGTTGGGTCGTGCCGCCGGCCATGGGTCGATGGTGCCACACGCTCGAACACGTGTTCGAGGGGACTGCGGGTCAGTCGTCCTCGTCGGAGGCGAAGTCCTCGTTGTGGGTGCCGGGGCGCGGCGCCCACGGCAGCTCCTTGGCCGGGCGTACGACGACCAGGCGGTCGCCGCGGGCCAGCAGGGCGACCACGGGGTCGAAGTAGCGGTAGACCTGCTCGTCGCGCACCACCGCGATCACCTGGTCGGGCACCGACTGCGGCTGCTTGCCGACCTCGGAGACGAGCAGCTCGCGCTCGGCGACCTCGAGGCCCTCGCCGTAGGTGAGCAGGTCCTCCATGACGGTGCCCAGGGTCGGCGAGAGGGTCGACAGGCCGATCAGCCGGCCGACCGCGTCGGAGGAGGTGATCACCGAGTTGGCGCCGGACTGGCGCATCAGCGGCGCGTTCTCCTGCTCGGAGACCGAGGCGACGATCCACGCGTCGGGGTTGAGCTGGCGCACGGTGAGGGCGGCGAGCACGTTGGAGTCGTCGCGGCCGGTGCAGATGATCACCTGGTCGGCCTGCGCGACGCCGGCGCGACGCAGCACGTCGCGGCGGGTCGCATCGCCGGTGACCACGGCGAGGTTGTCGGCGTGGGCGTCGGCCAGGGCGGTCGCCGAGGGGTCGACGACGACGACGCCCTCGCGGTCGACGCCGTTGCCGACGAGCGTCTCAACGGCGCTGCGGCCCTTGGTGCCGTAGCCGATGACGACGACGTGGTGGCCCATGTTCTTCCTCCAGCGAGAGATCCGGATCAGCTCGCGCCCCTGCGAGGCGAGCACCTCCAGGGTGGTGCCGATCAACAGCACCAGGAACGCGATGCGCGCCGGGGTGATGATGAAGGCGTTGACGAGCCGCGCCGCGTCGCTGACCGGGGCGATGTCGCCGTAGCCGGTCGTGCTGAGCGTGACGGTCGTGTAGTAGAGCGAGTCGATGAGGCTGATCTCGCCCGTCGGGTCGTTGTTGTCGGCATACCCCTCGCGGTCGAGGTAGACCAGCAGCACGGTCCCCAGCAAGATCGCCAGCGCCAGCAGCAGCCGCCGGCCCAGCACGAACCACGGTGAGCGGTTGCGCTCGGGGAGGTTGACCTTGCCGCGGGCCGGGTTGGCCGCCGTACCGGTCAGGTGCTCATCCACGCTGGGAGCCTAGGGCCCGCAGCCGCGCCATCAGCTCGAGCCTCGCGCGAGCGGTGTTCTTCTGCGGGAAGACGTGGTCGAAGGCGGCGTTGACGGCGGCGCCGATGAGCACGGCGAGGGCCAGGAGGTAGAGCCACAGCAGGACGGCGATCGGCGCGGCCAGCGGGCCGTAGATCGACTTGGAGTCGGCGGCCGTGACCGTGAGCACCCAGCGCAGCACGTAGGAGCCGAGGATCCAGGCCACCAGGGTGAACG
The Nocardioides plantarum genome window above contains:
- a CDS encoding potassium transporter Kup; translated protein: MGKPEADVAVEQHGKKATAALTLGALGIVFGDIGTSPIYTMQTVFNPEDPHPVSVTTDHVYGIASLIFWSVTLLVTIKYVLIVLRADNQGEGGILSLMTLLTRRDAPGSKRTKVVLAALGIFGASLFFGDSMITPAISVLSAVEGVELVQPSFEPYVVPVTAVIIVALFAGQRFGTAKVGRLFGPVMVVWFSTIGFFGLLGIIGDPEVLKGLSPTYALHFLVTDFGTAFFALAACVLAITGAEALYADLGHFGRPAIARAWLFGAFPACILSYLGQAALILEDNDNSRAPFFLLVPDWLLVPLVLLATAATVIASQAVITGAFSVSRQAVQLGYLPRLRMLYTSEETSGQIYVPWINWVLMIAVLVLVFSFRSSASLAYAFGMAVTGTIALSSVLLAYLAWKHWKLPLPLVVVGAVLFLSIELLFFAANLTKLESGAWLPLLIATAVFTVLMTWQAGRAQVTRRRNTHEGQLRDFVDQLHDGHPVLTRTPGTAVFLNRDMDTTPLAMRANVEHNRVLHEHVVILSVETVLVPVVHEDQRITVDDLGWTDDGIVYVLARYGYTEVPDVPAILERARGMTKELSVGPEDTTYFVSTIELRAGDEPGMSKWRKRLFVATAGISADAVGYFNLPRDRTVIMGSQIDV
- a CDS encoding potassium channel family protein, yielding MDEHLTGTAANPARGKVNLPERNRSPWFVLGRRLLLALAILLGTVLLVYLDREGYADNNDPTGEISLIDSLYYTTVTLSTTGYGDIAPVSDAARLVNAFIITPARIAFLVLLIGTTLEVLASQGRELIRISRWRKNMGHHVVVIGYGTKGRSAVETLVGNGVDREGVVVVDPSATALADAHADNLAVVTGDATRRDVLRRAGVAQADQVIICTGRDDSNVLAALTVRQLNPDAWIVASVSEQENAPLMRQSGANSVITSSDAVGRLIGLSTLSPTLGTVMEDLLTYGEGLEVAERELLVSEVGKQPQSVPDQVIAVVRDEQVYRYFDPVVALLARGDRLVVVRPAKELPWAPRPGTHNEDFASDEDD